From the Leucobacter tenebrionis genome, one window contains:
- the pepN gene encoding aminopeptidase N produces the protein MSGENLTRVEARERASIVTTESYEVELDLTTGAETFNAVTTVRFGGRAGSSTFIDLIADSVESVELNGRSLDPAQVFSDSRVQLPELAEQNVLRIASTQRYMNTGEGLHRFVDPADGEVYLYSQFEVPDSRRMFAVFEQPDLKATFQFTITAPARWQVVSNQPTPEPVAAGQKAGAQGDDWAEQAISTWRFEPTPVMSSYITALIAGPYRVVRSELTSRDGRTIPLGVFCRESLGEHLDADYIFEKTREGFAFFEEQFDYPYPFDKYDQLFVPEYNMGAMENVGAVTFTEAYVFRSQVTDAMRERRVVTILHELAHMWFGDLVTMRWWNDLWLNESFAEYMSTLGVAEATEWSDCWTTFAASEKSWAYRQDQLPSTHPIVAEIRDLEDVLVNFDGITYAKGASVLKQLVAWVGREPFMRGVHDYFVKHHHSNTELVDLLTELEAQSGRDLAEWSKLWLETAGVNTLRPVFELDEDGRYTSFAIEQTADPKYPTIRPHRIAVGLYAFADGALRRVHRFELDVDGARTEIPQLRGAEQPELLLLNDDDLTYAKIRLDERSLETAAARLGDIDDSLARALVWGTLWDATRDAEFPASRFVDIVLAHIGRETASTTLRTVLGQLVLAASSYVDPARRDAVLGRVADGLQELAETAAPGSDAQFQFVKSFAQLATSEAHLDRVQSLLDGTLALDGLEIDTDLSWELLTSLAAGGRIDEARIAQQLETDRTATGNQSAAHARAALPTAEDKDRAWASVFDESDKPNAIVRATGAGFTRAHDLALLEPFVGRFFDALLPVWESRSYAIAEELIDGFYPAPLANAELAQATRSWLEDHTDAPAALRRMIIEHLAGVERALLAQQADREVR, from the coding sequence GTGTCCGGAGAGAATCTGACCCGCGTCGAAGCGCGCGAACGCGCCAGCATCGTCACCACCGAGAGCTACGAGGTCGAACTCGACCTCACCACCGGTGCAGAGACCTTCAACGCCGTCACCACGGTGCGCTTCGGAGGCCGAGCCGGATCCTCGACATTCATCGATCTCATCGCCGACTCGGTCGAGAGCGTCGAGTTGAACGGACGCTCGCTCGATCCCGCGCAGGTGTTCTCGGACTCCCGCGTGCAGCTGCCCGAGCTCGCCGAGCAGAACGTGCTGCGGATCGCCTCGACGCAGCGGTACATGAATACCGGCGAGGGCCTCCACCGCTTCGTCGACCCGGCCGACGGGGAGGTCTACCTCTACTCCCAGTTCGAGGTGCCCGATTCGCGGCGCATGTTCGCGGTCTTCGAGCAGCCGGATCTCAAGGCGACCTTCCAGTTCACCATCACCGCGCCCGCCCGCTGGCAGGTGGTGAGCAACCAGCCGACGCCCGAGCCCGTCGCCGCGGGTCAGAAGGCCGGCGCCCAGGGCGACGACTGGGCGGAGCAGGCGATCTCCACGTGGCGGTTCGAACCGACGCCCGTCATGTCGAGCTACATCACCGCGCTCATCGCCGGCCCGTACCGGGTGGTGCGCAGCGAGCTGACGAGCCGCGACGGGCGCACGATCCCGCTCGGCGTGTTCTGCCGGGAGTCGCTCGGCGAGCACCTCGACGCCGACTACATCTTCGAGAAGACGCGCGAGGGCTTCGCCTTCTTCGAGGAGCAGTTCGACTACCCCTACCCCTTCGACAAGTACGATCAGCTCTTCGTGCCCGAGTACAACATGGGCGCCATGGAGAACGTGGGTGCGGTCACCTTCACCGAGGCCTACGTGTTCCGCAGCCAGGTCACCGACGCGATGCGCGAGCGCCGCGTCGTCACGATCCTGCACGAGCTCGCGCACATGTGGTTCGGCGACCTCGTGACGATGCGCTGGTGGAACGATCTGTGGCTCAACGAGTCGTTCGCCGAGTACATGTCGACCCTGGGCGTGGCCGAGGCGACCGAGTGGAGCGACTGCTGGACCACGTTCGCGGCCTCCGAGAAGTCGTGGGCGTACCGCCAGGATCAGCTGCCGTCGACGCATCCGATCGTCGCCGAGATCCGCGACCTCGAAGACGTGCTCGTCAATTTCGACGGAATCACCTACGCGAAGGGCGCGTCGGTGCTCAAGCAGCTGGTCGCGTGGGTGGGCCGCGAGCCGTTCATGCGCGGCGTGCACGACTACTTCGTGAAGCACCACCACTCCAACACCGAGCTCGTCGACCTGCTCACCGAGCTCGAGGCTCAGAGCGGCCGCGATCTGGCCGAGTGGTCGAAGCTGTGGCTGGAGACCGCCGGCGTGAACACGCTGCGCCCGGTCTTCGAGCTCGACGAAGACGGACGCTACACGTCGTTCGCGATCGAACAGACCGCCGATCCGAAGTACCCCACCATCCGCCCGCACCGCATCGCCGTCGGCCTATACGCCTTCGCCGACGGCGCGCTGCGCCGCGTGCACCGCTTCGAGCTCGACGTCGACGGCGCCCGCACCGAGATCCCGCAGCTCCGCGGGGCCGAGCAGCCCGAGCTCCTGCTGCTGAACGACGACGACCTCACCTACGCGAAGATCCGGCTCGATGAGCGGTCGCTCGAGACCGCGGCCGCGCGTCTCGGAGACATCGACGACTCCCTGGCGAGGGCCCTCGTCTGGGGAACGCTCTGGGACGCGACGCGCGACGCCGAGTTCCCGGCCTCGCGCTTCGTCGACATCGTGCTGGCCCACATCGGGCGGGAGACGGCTTCCACCACCCTGCGCACCGTGCTCGGCCAGCTGGTGCTCGCCGCCTCGAGCTACGTGGATCCCGCGCGTCGCGACGCCGTGCTCGGCCGGGTCGCCGATGGGCTGCAGGAGCTCGCCGAGACCGCCGCACCCGGCTCGGACGCGCAGTTCCAGTTCGTGAAGTCCTTCGCCCAGCTGGCCACGAGCGAGGCCCACCTCGACCGTGTGCAGAGCCTGCTCGACGGAACCCTGGCGCTCGACGGGCTCGAGATCGACACCGATCTCAGCTGGGAGCTGCTCACCTCGCTCGCCGCGGGCGGGCGCATCGATGAGGCGAGGATCGCGCAGCAGCTCGAGACGGATCGCACGGCGACCGGCAACCAGTCGGCGGCGCACGCGCGGGCGGCACTGCCGACCGCCGAGGACAAGGACCGCGCGTGGGCCTCCGTGTTCGACGAGAGCGACAAGCCCAACGCGATCGTGCGCGCCACGGGCGCCGGCTTCACCCGTGCCCACGACCTCGCGCTGCTCGAGCCCTTCGTCGGCCGCTTCTTCGACGCGCTGCTGCCGGTGTGGGAGTCGCGCAGCTACGCGATCGCCGAGGAGCTGATCGACGGCTTCTACCCCGCGCCGCTCGCGAACGCCGAGCTCGCGCAGGCCACGCGATCCTGGCTCGAAGACCACACCGACGCCCCCGCCGCACTGCGCCGCATGATCATCGAGCACCTCGCGGGCGTCGAGCGCGCGCTGCTCGCGCAGCAGGCTGATAGGGAGGTCCGATGA
- a CDS encoding mechanosensitive ion channel family protein, with protein MTGFRMQGVEDVPEVVGNAFVDFITTYQVPLRILLIIAVAVTLNWVLRRVLMRTVTRIVQGVKRAQDVDTTSEIQAAPYVNARAVQRTRTLGSVGRAAITWIIVAIALILVLSELSVNVGALVASAGIIGAGLAFGAQNIVKDLLNGIFMVFEDQLGVGDWITVGDVSGTVEDVGIRVTQVRAVDGTLWFVRNGEILTLGNSSQGWGRALVDVTVQADSDLAEVERVTMETAKSLMRDPATARKITGEPEVWGVESAYGDRATLRLAMRTRPEAQWAVQRALRAELIRRFNEEGIQLATELPQYPGGAG; from the coding sequence ATGACGGGATTCCGCATGCAAGGAGTCGAGGACGTCCCCGAGGTCGTCGGCAACGCCTTCGTCGACTTCATCACGACCTATCAGGTGCCGCTGCGCATCCTGCTGATCATCGCGGTGGCGGTGACCCTCAACTGGGTGCTGCGGCGCGTGCTCATGCGCACCGTCACCCGCATCGTGCAGGGAGTCAAGCGAGCGCAGGATGTCGACACGACCTCGGAGATCCAGGCCGCGCCCTACGTGAACGCGCGTGCCGTGCAGCGCACGCGCACGCTCGGCAGCGTCGGGCGCGCGGCGATCACCTGGATCATCGTGGCCATCGCGCTGATCCTCGTGCTCTCCGAGCTCAGCGTCAACGTCGGCGCCCTCGTCGCCTCGGCCGGCATCATCGGCGCCGGCCTCGCCTTCGGTGCGCAGAACATCGTCAAGGATCTCCTCAACGGCATCTTCATGGTGTTCGAGGATCAGCTCGGCGTCGGCGACTGGATCACGGTCGGCGACGTCAGCGGCACCGTGGAGGACGTGGGCATTCGCGTGACTCAGGTGCGGGCCGTCGACGGCACGCTCTGGTTCGTGCGCAACGGCGAGATCCTCACCCTCGGCAACTCGTCGCAGGGGTGGGGCCGAGCACTCGTCGACGTGACCGTGCAGGCCGACAGCGACCTGGCCGAGGTGGAGCGGGTCACGATGGAGACGGCGAAGAGCCTCATGCGGGACCCCGCGACCGCGCGCAAGATCACCGGAGAGCCCGAGGTCTGGGGCGTGGAGAGCGCGTACGGCGATCGCGCCACGCTGCGCCTGGCCATGCGCACGCGCCCCGAAGCCCAGTGGGCGGTGCAGCGCGCGCTGCGCGCCGAGCTGATCCGGCGCTTCAACGAGGAGGGCATCCAGCTCGCCACCGAACTGCCGCAGTACCCGGGAGGCGCCGGATGA
- a CDS encoding globin: MNEQQPPAPRLTLRAGSEGPAVTETLWSQVGGTETFDRLVRVFYDGVREDPVLAPMYPDADWEGAIWRLRTFLEQYWGGPTTYSEQRGHPRLRMRHAPFAVTPDAKERWLKHMHAALDAVELPPMHDAAFRDYVDRAALAMVNRFE, from the coding sequence ATGAACGAGCAGCAGCCACCTGCACCCCGGCTCACGCTCCGCGCGGGATCGGAGGGGCCCGCGGTGACCGAGACGCTCTGGTCGCAGGTGGGCGGTACCGAGACGTTCGATCGTCTCGTCAGAGTCTTCTACGACGGAGTGCGCGAGGATCCCGTGCTCGCCCCCATGTACCCCGACGCCGACTGGGAGGGCGCGATCTGGCGCCTGCGCACCTTCCTCGAGCAGTACTGGGGCGGGCCGACGACGTACTCGGAGCAGCGCGGTCACCCGCGGCTGCGCATGCGTCACGCCCCGTTCGCCGTCACCCCCGACGCGAAGGAGCGATGGCTGAAGCACATGCACGCCGCTCTCGATGCCGTCGAGCTGCCACCCATGCACGATGCGGCCTTCCGCGACTACGTGGACCGCGCCGCGCTCGCGATGGTCAACCGGTTCGAGTGA
- a CDS encoding MFS transporter: MSGSGQRDEDPRRFAALRNRSSGTYIVGGALSMMADNIEHVLGYWVLWQTFHSPWLVGFQIVSHWLPFLLFSVYAGALAQRFDCRRIIQIAQALFMFVSICWGVLFLTGTLELWHACVLLVLHGLAGCLWMPAEQLMLYDFVGPRQLPSAVRINSTFRSLAFIAGPVVGSALLIGIGPAYGMFVNVLFYLPLTIFLFRTRFTGHSGAGSADAPASDAASAAPPAPQGMSFLAAFSVLGTVRRHREIFGMILLTALSGITIGHLLQNAMPEFAEILAGGSGPGAAYGLLLFANGAGGVLGGFLLEATRKVPPTAPTAVGAAILLGISTVVFASSGSLVLAVIALAIGGVAKITAESTEMSIVQLQAPDAERGRVIGAYTMFGPGMMTFGGVTAGLLGSLLGIQAAVFASGLVLTAGSAVVGAWLLLPRRS; this comes from the coding sequence GTGAGCGGGTCGGGGCAGCGGGACGAGGATCCCCGCCGCTTCGCCGCGCTCAGAAACCGCAGCTCGGGGACCTACATCGTCGGCGGAGCGCTGTCGATGATGGCCGACAACATCGAGCACGTGCTCGGCTACTGGGTGCTGTGGCAGACCTTCCACTCGCCTTGGCTCGTCGGATTCCAGATCGTCAGCCACTGGCTGCCGTTCCTGCTGTTCTCCGTGTACGCGGGCGCGCTCGCACAGCGCTTCGACTGCCGCCGCATCATCCAGATCGCCCAGGCGCTGTTCATGTTCGTGTCGATCTGCTGGGGTGTGCTCTTCCTCACCGGCACCCTCGAGCTCTGGCATGCCTGCGTGCTGCTCGTACTGCACGGCCTGGCCGGCTGCCTCTGGATGCCCGCCGAGCAGCTCATGCTCTACGACTTCGTCGGCCCTCGGCAGCTGCCGAGCGCGGTGCGGATCAACTCGACCTTCCGCAGCCTCGCGTTCATAGCGGGGCCGGTCGTGGGCTCCGCCCTGCTGATCGGGATCGGCCCCGCGTACGGGATGTTCGTGAATGTGCTGTTCTACCTGCCGCTCACGATCTTCCTCTTCCGCACCCGCTTCACCGGGCACAGCGGCGCGGGATCCGCGGATGCCCCTGCCTCAGACGCAGCCTCTGCGGCGCCGCCCGCCCCGCAGGGCATGTCCTTCCTCGCGGCGTTCTCCGTACTCGGCACGGTGCGGCGGCACCGTGAGATCTTCGGCATGATCCTGCTCACCGCCCTGAGCGGGATCACTATCGGGCACCTCCTGCAGAACGCCATGCCCGAGTTCGCCGAGATCCTCGCCGGCGGCAGCGGACCCGGCGCTGCCTACGGCCTGCTGCTCTTCGCGAACGGGGCCGGGGGAGTGCTCGGCGGGTTCCTGCTCGAGGCCACGCGCAAGGTGCCGCCCACGGCGCCCACCGCGGTCGGTGCGGCGATCCTGCTCGGGATCAGCACCGTGGTCTTCGCGAGCAGCGGCAGCCTCGTGCTCGCGGTGATCGCGCTCGCCATCGGCGGCGTCGCGAAGATCACCGCGGAATCGACCGAGATGAGCATCGTGCAGCTGCAGGCACCCGACGCGGAGCGGGGCCGCGTCATCGGCGCCTACACGATGTTCGGCCCGGGCATGATGACCTTCGGCGGGGTGACTGCGGGCCTCCTCGGCTCGCTGCTCGGCATCCAGGCGGCGGTATTCGCCTCGGGCCTCGTGCTCACCGCGGGATCCGCAGTCGTCGGGGCCTGGCTGCTGCTGCCGCGCCGCAGCTGA
- a CDS encoding FBP domain-containing protein has product MRPLTEAFIRGSFINASRREVKEMVLPAAFESMGEADWERLDYFGWRDPKFAKRAYVVLPRLDAEPVGVALKQADASPRSRPMCNWCCDVRLPNDVVFWSAKRVGDAGRRGSTVGTLICRDFECSRNVRNDPPPAYEGYDVAAARVRRIEDLQLRAAGFAEMLLAGR; this is encoded by the coding sequence ATGCGACCCCTGACCGAGGCTTTCATACGTGGCTCTTTCATCAACGCGTCCCGCAGGGAGGTGAAAGAGATGGTGCTGCCGGCTGCCTTCGAGAGCATGGGCGAGGCCGATTGGGAACGGCTCGACTACTTCGGCTGGCGGGATCCGAAGTTCGCGAAGCGGGCATACGTCGTGCTGCCGAGGCTCGACGCTGAACCGGTCGGCGTCGCGCTGAAGCAGGCCGACGCCTCTCCCCGCTCGCGCCCCATGTGCAACTGGTGCTGCGACGTGCGCCTGCCGAACGACGTCGTCTTCTGGAGCGCGAAGCGCGTCGGCGACGCTGGCCGCCGCGGCAGCACCGTCGGCACGCTCATCTGCCGCGACTTCGAGTGCTCGCGCAATGTGCGCAACGACCCGCCGCCCGCCTACGAGGGGTACGATGTCGCGGCCGCGCGCGTGCGACGGATTGAAGACCTCCAGCTGCGGGCCGCCGGTTTCGCCGAGATGCTGCTCGCGGGGCGGTAG
- a CDS encoding TetR/AcrR family transcriptional regulator, whose product MNSDDTRTGTPRRPYRSTVREQQAARTRRAVTAAARDLFESEGFVGTTIAAIAERAGVSAQTVYSAFGTKAGVARAIIEQMEESAEAAQWRQRIAAEQDPERILEAFARWTCAFFATSRPSFTIAQGAMAELTELMAQGNERRRQGLTHLIERLAARDALRPGLGVDEAVDRAWLVTGVETFISATEGCGWPEDAYASWLAETLAQQILAQH is encoded by the coding sequence ATGAACAGCGACGATACGCGGACGGGAACGCCGCGACGCCCGTACCGGTCCACGGTGCGCGAGCAGCAGGCGGCTCGTACGCGGCGAGCGGTTACGGCTGCGGCCCGGGACCTGTTCGAGTCGGAAGGCTTCGTGGGCACGACGATCGCCGCGATCGCCGAGCGTGCCGGCGTATCGGCGCAGACGGTCTATAGCGCGTTCGGCACGAAAGCCGGTGTGGCTCGCGCGATCATCGAGCAGATGGAAGAATCAGCTGAAGCCGCCCAGTGGCGTCAGCGCATCGCGGCCGAGCAGGATCCCGAACGGATCCTCGAGGCGTTCGCCCGGTGGACCTGCGCGTTCTTCGCCACGAGCAGGCCGTCATTCACCATCGCTCAGGGGGCCATGGCCGAGCTCACCGAGCTCATGGCCCAGGGCAACGAACGGCGCAGACAGGGCCTCACCCACCTCATCGAGCGCCTCGCGGCGCGGGACGCACTCAGGCCGGGCCTCGGCGTCGACGAGGCTGTCGACCGGGCCTGGCTGGTGACCGGAGTCGAAACCTTCATCAGCGCGACCGAGGGATGCGGTTGGCCAGAAGACGCCTATGCGTCTTGGCTGGCCGAGACCCTCGCGCAGCAGATCCTCGCACAGCATTAA
- a CDS encoding HhH-GPD-type base excision DNA repair protein, with protein sequence MALHLTDDVEADALLTNNPLALLIGMLLDQQVAMEVAFAGPLKIEQRIGSVDAETIANCDADDFEAAFKQSPAVHRFPGSMAARVQTLCRTIVDEWGGDASAIWTEGDPDGKTVLKRLKALPGFGDQKARIFLALLGKQCGFAGEGWREAAGAYGEEGSFRSVADITSPETLLKVRETKRAAKAAAKKKS encoded by the coding sequence ATGGCACTCCACCTCACCGACGATGTCGAAGCCGACGCACTGCTCACGAACAATCCGCTCGCCCTGCTGATCGGGATGCTGCTCGACCAGCAGGTCGCGATGGAGGTCGCATTCGCGGGCCCGCTCAAGATCGAGCAGCGGATCGGTTCGGTCGACGCCGAGACGATCGCGAACTGCGACGCCGACGACTTCGAGGCCGCCTTCAAGCAGTCGCCCGCCGTGCACCGATTCCCCGGCTCAATGGCCGCGCGCGTTCAGACGCTGTGCCGCACGATCGTCGACGAGTGGGGCGGCGACGCCTCCGCGATCTGGACCGAGGGCGATCCCGACGGCAAGACCGTGTTGAAGCGTCTCAAGGCGCTGCCGGGCTTCGGTGACCAGAAGGCGAGGATCTTCCTCGCGCTGCTGGGCAAGCAGTGCGGGTTCGCGGGCGAGGGATGGCGAGAGGCCGCCGGCGCCTACGGCGAAGAGGGATCGTTCCGCAGCGTCGCAGACATCACCTCCCCCGAGACCCTGCTCAAGGTGCGGGAGACGAAGCGCGCCGCGAAGGCCGCCGCCAAGAAGAAGAGCTGA
- a CDS encoding DUF981 domain-containing protein yields MNGITQAALVIDWTQMPTYNTIMSVAAGAGLLSVVWLGRGLQRGAPVRLEGYAVSFLVLGTILTITGAHMTLTWPLAKYFPFDNIIFGEPSLGFGVLLLGSAILLWRRKDLPETEDRGAEIASVVRPLGIIIVGFGLALGAIAFAGLIFQLFAAPPEEPISGAFAQWPWVEATFMSGMFGVAGIGAVLFPLALRGFSTGSQRTTWQWIVGICIGLPGLGFFLFGALNFFTHIGLIINTMG; encoded by the coding sequence ATGAACGGCATCACGCAGGCGGCACTGGTCATCGACTGGACTCAGATGCCCACCTACAACACCATCATGTCTGTCGCTGCCGGGGCGGGGCTGCTGAGCGTAGTCTGGCTCGGACGCGGTCTGCAGCGCGGGGCTCCGGTGCGATTGGAAGGCTACGCTGTCTCCTTTCTCGTGCTCGGGACGATCCTCACCATCACCGGCGCGCACATGACGCTTACCTGGCCGCTGGCGAAATATTTCCCATTTGACAACATCATTTTCGGTGAGCCCAGCCTGGGTTTCGGCGTGCTGCTGCTCGGCAGCGCGATCCTCCTGTGGCGGCGCAAGGATCTTCCCGAGACAGAGGACCGGGGCGCCGAGATCGCGTCGGTGGTGAGACCTCTCGGGATCATCATCGTCGGCTTCGGACTGGCGCTTGGTGCGATCGCATTCGCCGGCCTCATCTTCCAACTTTTCGCCGCGCCGCCCGAGGAACCCATTAGCGGAGCGTTCGCGCAGTGGCCGTGGGTGGAGGCGACGTTCATGTCGGGCATGTTTGGCGTCGCCGGCATCGGTGCCGTGCTCTTCCCGCTCGCGCTGCGCGGATTCTCCACGGGCTCGCAGCGGACGACGTGGCAGTGGATCGTCGGCATCTGCATCGGACTCCCGGGCCTCGGGTTCTTCCTATTCGGCGCGCTCAACTTCTTCACGCACATCGGGCTCATCATCAACACGATGGGATGA
- a CDS encoding SDR family oxidoreductase, with amino-acid sequence MRIAIAGGTGQAGAQAARAARERGHEVTLLARSEGVDLISGAGARDALEGADAVIDASGVRPGDDPTAFHEAVIRTLTTARPPLIVVLSIVNCDRASEYPLYGGKLAQERAVEKSGVPFTIARTTQFHEFAAQVYRMGTRGPLHFSPRMRTQPVAVREVGAHLVDLAEAAPAGRAADLGGPREESLLDMVRGYARASGAGRLVFPINLGGAFGGAQRDGSLLPGPDALRGTETFSEWLARVFPAR; translated from the coding sequence ATGAGGATCGCAATCGCGGGTGGAACCGGGCAGGCTGGCGCGCAAGCGGCTCGAGCAGCGCGCGAGCGCGGGCACGAGGTGACCCTGTTGGCACGTTCAGAGGGCGTCGATCTCATATCAGGCGCGGGCGCGCGAGACGCCCTCGAGGGAGCTGACGCTGTCATCGACGCTTCCGGTGTGAGACCGGGCGACGATCCGACCGCGTTCCACGAAGCCGTCATCCGCACGCTCACGACCGCTCGCCCACCCCTCATCGTCGTGCTGTCGATCGTGAACTGCGATCGCGCGAGCGAGTATCCGCTGTACGGCGGCAAACTGGCCCAGGAACGGGCTGTCGAGAAAAGCGGTGTCCCATTCACGATCGCCCGCACCACGCAGTTCCACGAGTTCGCCGCTCAGGTATACCGGATGGGCACCCGTGGGCCGTTGCACTTCAGCCCCCGGATGCGCACGCAACCGGTCGCCGTACGAGAGGTCGGTGCGCACCTCGTGGATCTCGCCGAGGCCGCACCCGCCGGGCGCGCAGCGGACCTGGGAGGCCCTCGGGAAGAATCCCTCCTGGACATGGTTCGCGGCTACGCCCGAGCGAGCGGCGCGGGCCGCTTGGTGTTCCCGATCAATCTGGGAGGCGCGTTCGGTGGTGCTCAGCGCGACGGTTCCCTGCTTCCCGGCCCTGATGCCCTGCGCGGCACCGAAACCTTCAGCGAGTGGCTGGCGCGCGTCTTCCCCGCACGAT